A segment of the Panicum hallii strain FIL2 chromosome 1, PHallii_v3.1, whole genome shotgun sequence genome:
TCCAGTGCGCGAAACCGCGCGCCGGCCGCGTACACACGTACACGAAGCGAACGGAAAGCGCGCACGTACGCACGCGCGCGACCGCCTTCCTATCCGCTTAAACCACCAGCGGCGCCATCAGCGCCAATCCACAGCTCCGAGGGAGACGGGACGAGACGGCCACGTCCGATCTTGGTCGAGGCGGCGGAAGGAGAGCGCGCAGCGCAGCCACAGCTTCGAGGGGGAGACGAGGCCAGGGCGTGCGGGGAGAGGATGAGGACGACGGCggcgcagcggcagcggcggccgccgcAGGAAGGCGCCCGAGCCCACCTCTTGGCGGGGACCCCGTCGCGGCACGACGcgcggccgggcgacggcgcggcgcgggcggcggccacCAAGGGGTGCGCGACGTTCTGGGTGGAGGGGGAGGGCGGGGAGGCGCCGCGGCGGGTGGCGGTGCCCGTGGCGCGCCTGGGCCACCCGCGGATGCTGGAGCTGCTCGGGGAGGCCCGGGAGGCGTACGGGTTCGAGCACGAGGGCGCCGTTGCCGTCCCCTGCGGCGTCGACTGCTTCATGCGGGCCGTGGAGGCCTCAGCCTCGGCGTCGGCGGGGCAcggacacgcgcgcggccgcggcaaCCACCACCACTTCCGCCTGCCTCACATCCACATCGCCCGCTGCTTCAGGCCGTCGCACGTCGTCGCGTAGGGTTCGCGAGCACCGCTCCGCTGCGTGATTTGGATTTCTTCTTCGTTTTGGTTTGTAAGCAAGATTGTTTTTTTAGTTTCGTGATCGATCTGCGGTGAATACGTGCGCCCAACGATCACGAGTTTGAGGACCACCAGAGCTAGCATGAATGTCGCAGCCGGTGTAGTTTAATTTGCAGGTCATATTTTTTTGTTGTTGTACGCAGATTTTGTGCCTCGGATAGGTCGTTGATTGATTTGTACGATGTGAGAAATAAAGACTCTGCTCTGCTTCAGATGTCCTACTGTCATGAGTCATGATGACTCTATTCATGAGAAACTTTGAGCAAGGCAGTGGGCCCTGCTCACAAACTTCACCATGATCCCACTCCGCCCCAGCATGCATGGTGCCCTGCTGGCTGCCGCTGGTAAAGGTTGGGGGTTGCCGTTTCCCGTGCCTGATGCGCCGGCAGCCGCAGTCCCACAGAACTCTCGTGGTCCGCGGTCATGCAGTCCCGTCCTCCCCACgcccgcaccccccccccccccagggAAAAAAAAAGCTGGTACAGGTTTACCAATGCAATTCTGTACATCCTTATTTGAATTTCCATTGAAACAAACACTTGCTCGGATTTACAGACGCGGCGAAAAAAATCATATGGTCATTTGATGACAGTAACTAGAGAGCCAGGAAAACAAACAAGTCCGATCCAGCCATTTTTTTGAGCTTATGCAATCCCTCCGTTTCACATTACATACATGTAACCTGCCCCCAGCAACATAAGACGAACGGCTTCACGCACAGAAACAGCTTCACTGAGCTGCTTTACGTCTAGGCCTCCTGACCCTCCTCACCGTTGTCTCCCATTCCTTCTTGATCATCGATGAACATATCACCAGGAGCACCAACCGGTTCCCCCATGGCCGCGTCTCCTGGACCCCCATCATTTCCCCCCATTCCATGATTGTCAAAGACTATCTGGACAATGGCGTCAGGAACCGCCTCTTCCACAATCAGCTCTTGCTGTGCCTCCTCAGGCAGGATCCTCAGGAGCCTTTGCAAGAGCGCTGAATTGTCAAGTTCCATTCTGTGGTCAGGGGTATGCTTCTGATTAAACCGGCCTGGGAGTTTTGAACTAGAGTTGTAGCACGCTTCGCAAAGGTCAAAGCCAACTAGCTCGGTGCAGTCCTTGCATTTGTATCTCTTACCACGTATAGGATATGCCTGCATGGTGTTCAGCAGTTTCATCTTAGCAAAACGATAGGAATAATTCAATGCATGATAAGGATCAGTGTCGTCTGATTTTATATTAAGGTTATACAACCGCAGAGGATTATAAGGTTTATCACAGAACAATGACCACTTAAACAATTTTACCATCAATGAAAGCTACTATAACTGAGTTCTGTGCAAGAAAAGGTCAAATGCTAGAAGACGAATACTACAGCACCAACTTGATCTGCCATGGCTGGGTTCCCCTAAGAAGTCTACAGAACAAAAGGCAGCTGCTATTTTTTTTTTGGCAGCTGAAAAAAGAACAAATATCGATAAACTTCTAAAAAAGCAAAGAGGCACAAACTAGTTATCTCTACAGTAAAAGAAGTGTTAGTGCAGCTACTCAGAAATTTAGGCTGAAGGTATCAAAACTGAAAGATAACCACATTACTGGCTGCAACATTTAGCATGTTACTGATCATAGCTATGCTTGTATAAGTTATTAGCACCTTTGAATATACCAAGCTACCAACCTCAAGGTGAATGATCATGAAGTGAAAGAAATCAGTCTATCTACTATATCGGTAAAGGTTTTCTGAGAGTTTATGTTTTACCAACTATTACAACTTATACATACCCCACATGAGTCACATCCAACGCCAATGTGAATATTTGATATGTAATTTGATATGTCCTTTGATATGTCCTCATCACGATGTGCCTTGCTGCTTCCTTCTGCGCTTGAAGCACCTAAACAGCACAAAACACTCGAGTTAGCAACcaaaagagggaggggagatCAAAATAATCAATATAGACTCCATTCCTTAATTTTAAAACCTAATTAAGATTTCGGATTGCATGACAACATGAGGGTCCCTTTGGTTTGACTTTCTAGGTGCTTTGGCTTCCAAGAAAAGCGAAAAAGCTAAAAGTGCATGGGTTGACCTCCCTTCTTTCCCTGAAAGC
Coding sequences within it:
- the LOC112898104 gene encoding auxin-responsive protein SAUR32-like, producing the protein MRTTAAQRQRRPPQEGARAHLLAGTPSRHDARPGDGAARAAATKGCATFWVEGEGGEAPRRVAVPVARLGHPRMLELLGEAREAYGFEHEGAVAVPCGVDCFMRAVEASASASAGHGHARGRGNHHHFRLPHIHIARCFRPSHVVA